In Stutzerimonas stutzeri, a genomic segment contains:
- a CDS encoding MFS transporter, producing the protein MSRPHRSVEDAPLNNFHRKLAVYSAGGPFLDGYVLSILGVVMVQLSAALQLTSIWEGLIAASALIGVFLGGFLGGWFTDRYGRKVLYLIDLVAIMGLSVAQFWVESAWLLFVWRLLIGIAVGADYPIATSLLAEFLPRKQRGTLLAAMVFMWFVGAAVAYLVGELVLAFGGADAWRWVLASSVVPGVLFLIARSGTPESPRWLINRGRAAEADAVIKKVYGPDYSITDLPEPAKEDRVSVWALFHSGYGKRMAFITLFWTCAIIPLFAIYAFAPKVLLALKLTGDWASYGSIAITALFAVGCLVATKLMGSMGRRTMLIHSFLWSGMALMLLGIFPDHSPMLTLLLFGAYALFIGGAQVLEYVYPNELFPTEIRASAVGLATSLSRIGAALGTYLVPISLASLGIANTMYIAAAISLFGALASWWLAPETGSLDLQQAASLNNSPKPARQPSKTRKLAGSMR; encoded by the coding sequence CGTAGAGGATGCCCCGCTCAATAATTTCCACCGTAAGCTGGCCGTGTACTCGGCCGGCGGCCCGTTTCTGGACGGCTACGTCCTGAGCATCCTGGGCGTGGTGATGGTGCAGCTCAGCGCTGCATTGCAGCTCACGTCAATCTGGGAAGGCCTAATTGCCGCGTCCGCCTTGATCGGCGTGTTCCTGGGCGGTTTTCTCGGTGGTTGGTTCACCGACCGCTACGGCCGCAAAGTGCTCTATCTCATCGATCTGGTGGCGATCATGGGCCTTTCCGTCGCGCAATTCTGGGTCGAGTCGGCCTGGCTGCTGTTCGTCTGGCGATTGCTGATCGGTATCGCCGTCGGCGCCGACTACCCCATTGCCACCTCCTTGCTGGCCGAGTTCCTGCCACGCAAGCAGCGCGGCACGCTACTGGCGGCCATGGTGTTCATGTGGTTCGTCGGTGCGGCTGTGGCGTATCTGGTTGGTGAGCTCGTCCTGGCCTTTGGCGGCGCGGATGCGTGGCGCTGGGTGTTGGCCAGCTCCGTGGTGCCCGGCGTGTTGTTCCTGATCGCACGCAGCGGCACTCCTGAGTCGCCTCGCTGGCTGATCAACCGCGGCCGTGCAGCTGAGGCCGATGCCGTCATCAAGAAGGTCTACGGCCCGGATTACTCGATTACCGACCTGCCTGAGCCCGCCAAGGAAGACCGTGTTTCGGTATGGGCGCTGTTCCATTCCGGCTACGGCAAGCGCATGGCATTCATCACGCTGTTCTGGACCTGTGCCATCATCCCGCTGTTCGCCATCTACGCCTTCGCCCCGAAAGTGCTGCTGGCGCTGAAACTCACCGGGGACTGGGCCAGCTACGGATCGATCGCGATCACCGCGTTGTTCGCCGTCGGCTGCCTGGTTGCGACCAAACTGATGGGCTCGATGGGCCGCCGCACCATGCTGATTCACAGCTTTTTGTGGTCGGGCATGGCGCTGATGCTGCTGGGCATTTTCCCCGATCATTCGCCAATGCTCACACTGCTGCTGTTCGGTGCCTACGCCCTGTTCATCGGCGGCGCTCAGGTGCTGGAGTACGTCTACCCCAACGAACTGTTCCCCACCGAGATCCGTGCCTCCGCCGTTGGCCTGGCGACTTCCTTGTCACGCATTGGCGCCGCGCTCGGCACCTACCTGGTACCCATCTCGCTGGCATCGCTCGGGATCGCCAACACCATGTACATCGCCGCTGCCATCTCGCTGTTCGGTGCGCTGGCGTCCTGGTGGCTGGCTCCAGAAACGGGCTCGCTGGATCTGCAGCAGGCGGCGTCTCTGAACAACAGTCCGAAGCCGGCCAGGCAGCCGAGCAAGACTCGCAAGCTGGCGGGAAGCATGCGATAG